In a genomic window of Rubripirellula tenax:
- a CDS encoding ATP-binding protein — protein MTRLFLRFYLGVLLILFVAWLIQAYVFRGTTQAKNIAVIEDALSGGAISARDDLIDGGKEKFAKTLEQVRGRFAYPVMIVDREARPMAAAMNARIERGEAVFHWGKIDVAITGTDQLVEFGPLPEFVGPAQSDVLLGLGSVFLLAAGAIAVLLRPIARQFRNVERTALAIASGDLSARIDGGNKKGVLPIVGAFNNMADRVESLLRSQKELLQAVSHELRTPLARIRFATELVRSADDRTKRELRIDSIDEATDKLDKLVGELLEYTRHDSGTEAVDREQVSLDSVVSEAIQTYEPLYPAIDFQSIQSPNQAELSTNRVTIQRAVDNLVSNAGKYAHSKVVVGVSKQDQSYCIFVEEDGDGIPPEDRQSVFEPFRRLSGDSHPGTGLGLALVRRICELLGGDVNVTDSPLGGAKFMIRLPSDS, from the coding sequence ATGACGCGTCTGTTCCTTCGATTTTACCTGGGCGTGCTGTTGATTCTGTTCGTGGCATGGTTGATCCAGGCATACGTGTTTCGCGGAACGACCCAAGCGAAAAACATCGCCGTGATTGAAGACGCACTCAGCGGCGGCGCGATCTCGGCGCGCGACGATTTGATCGACGGTGGTAAAGAAAAATTTGCAAAGACGCTTGAACAGGTCCGCGGTCGATTCGCGTATCCGGTCATGATCGTTGATCGTGAAGCCCGACCAATGGCTGCGGCGATGAACGCTCGGATTGAGCGAGGGGAGGCGGTTTTTCACTGGGGGAAAATTGACGTGGCAATCACTGGCACCGATCAATTGGTCGAGTTCGGGCCGCTGCCCGAATTTGTCGGTCCGGCGCAAAGTGATGTGCTGCTGGGGCTCGGCAGCGTGTTCTTACTGGCGGCTGGCGCGATCGCCGTTCTACTGCGTCCGATCGCGAGGCAATTTAGGAATGTTGAGCGAACTGCTTTGGCGATTGCGAGTGGTGATCTGTCCGCTCGTATTGATGGCGGAAACAAGAAGGGCGTCCTTCCAATCGTCGGAGCATTCAACAATATGGCCGATCGCGTTGAGTCGCTGCTAAGGTCGCAAAAGGAATTGTTGCAAGCGGTGTCACACGAACTGCGGACGCCTTTGGCTCGCATTCGATTCGCAACCGAGTTGGTTCGATCGGCTGATGATCGCACGAAACGGGAGCTGCGGATCGATTCGATCGACGAAGCGACCGACAAGCTAGATAAACTGGTAGGTGAGCTGTTGGAATACACTCGACACGATTCCGGAACTGAGGCCGTCGATCGAGAGCAGGTCAGCCTAGATTCCGTTGTATCCGAAGCGATCCAGACATATGAACCGCTCTATCCAGCGATCGACTTTCAGAGCATCCAGAGTCCCAATCAAGCTGAATTGAGCACCAATCGGGTCACCATTCAGCGGGCAGTCGATAATCTGGTCAGCAACGCTGGCAAGTACGCGCATTCGAAAGTGGTCGTAGGCGTGTCCAAGCAGGATCAAAGTTACTGCATCTTTGTTGAAGAAGATGGTGACGGCATTCCACCGGAAGATCGACAATCGGTATTCGAGCCCTTCCGAAGACTGTCCGGCGATTCACATCCGGGCACTGGACTTGGGCTCGCACTGGTTCGACGCATTTGCGAACTGTTGGGTGGCGATGTAAACGTGACGGACAGCCCATTGGGCGGAGCGAAGTTCATGATCCGTTTGCCCAGCGATTCGTGA
- a CDS encoding family 43 glycosylhydrolase, producing the protein MLAVTSVASHSQDNRLGTVEVTYSELSGIGAEEGVMRRDPSDIIKVGDLYYVWYSKGKISPGYDATIWYATSPDGHQWTEKGMALAKGEAGTWEGASVFTPNILVAEDRYWLFYTGTSKTFGKGFHPDSKIGIAVSDSADGPWERLATNPALRNSDNPDDFDSHLIDDACLLVRDEKYWFYYKGRQLGKSPAQTQMGVAIADKPEGPYVKYENNPVIPGNHEVMVWPQGSGVAAMIGTTGPKQITRSILYSEDGFRFSKTHKIISVPTAAGAYRPEAFNQSGDGKQIQWGVHIGKRGGFLPFIQRFDLNEVN; encoded by the coding sequence ATGCTTGCGGTGACTTCCGTTGCCTCTCATTCGCAAGACAATCGACTCGGTACCGTGGAAGTAACCTATTCCGAGTTGTCGGGTATCGGTGCGGAAGAAGGCGTGATGCGTCGCGACCCGAGCGACATTATCAAGGTTGGCGATCTTTATTACGTCTGGTACTCGAAGGGCAAGATCTCGCCGGGTTACGACGCTACTATTTGGTACGCGACGTCGCCGGATGGTCACCAATGGACCGAAAAAGGAATGGCGCTCGCCAAAGGTGAAGCGGGCACTTGGGAAGGCGCAAGCGTCTTCACACCCAACATCCTGGTTGCCGAGGACCGTTACTGGTTGTTCTATACCGGCACGTCCAAAACGTTTGGCAAGGGTTTCCATCCAGATTCGAAAATTGGCATCGCAGTCTCGGATTCCGCGGATGGTCCGTGGGAACGATTGGCGACCAATCCGGCACTTCGCAACAGCGACAATCCCGATGACTTCGACAGCCACTTGATCGACGATGCCTGTTTATTGGTGCGCGATGAAAAGTACTGGTTTTATTACAAAGGGCGTCAACTCGGCAAAAGCCCCGCGCAGACTCAGATGGGCGTCGCCATCGCAGACAAGCCGGAAGGGCCGTACGTGAAGTATGAAAACAACCCCGTCATTCCGGGCAACCATGAAGTGATGGTCTGGCCACAAGGTTCCGGAGTGGCCGCGATGATTGGCACCACCGGCCCGAAACAGATCACCCGTTCCATTCTCTACTCGGAAGATGGATTCCGGTTTTCCAAGACACACAAAATCATCTCCGTCCCGACTGCGGCGGGCGCCTATCGTCCCGAAGCGTTCAATCAAAGCGGCGATGGGAAACAGATCCAGTGGGGCGTTCACATCGGTAAACGAGGCGGCTTTCTGCCGTTCATCCAGCGATTCGATCTCAACGAGGTGAATTAA
- a CDS encoding LamG-like jellyroll fold domain-containing protein: MSKPGFWASDRWSRQAKSQRRRTTSQQRRLRLFESLEQRIVFATLAWYPLDEVSGAVATDVSGNSNHGTVTGGAWADGQLGGSIDFNANGNISVPASTFATVDQQVTFSFWAYGGDTQPTNDSILYGVNSSGSRVLNVHLSFSNGRVYWDAGNDSGYDRINRAVTDPLIHKDSWHHWAFTKNATSGTMAIYLDGQLWASGTGNTKSMAGVTSFTLGSNTNGSEGYDGRLDDVRIFDNALTAAEVLALYTTTTAPNTEEVLATNSTLAANADATTVITSANLQATDAEQSASELTYTMTSLPVNGTIVHDGTVLAQYGTFTQADIDNSLVVYDHAGGSIADSFTFAVNDGLGSATTGTFNVLVANNGTVSSLADLRALGTTVDNTTVTLSTTGGDPHPVTGVVTPGHYWINGDHIANPTSSEPTFLELGGTNNTYIFTGTTINLDTRKLDGFGRALAHDSGIEVVKISGTGNTINDLNLMGHDLAMDTDPGAQRHADWAAVYVQMTGTDNTVDGAHVLTRGSSPYGYGDVFGKGARVNPQGWDPGPALDENGDPVGDGVGLPWHAHNKTSAFQVIDTVDAVINDMHLEVKTYGHGFFVQGTAQNTTLTNSTVTGELFSSNNVIATELYQAYGFTSHGNVLPPDMMISGNEDGVRMYTGPSGLTVDNVVVTNMRTGFSVALGRGTMNLNNVEAYGTENGFNFKSNTTITNAKGDITHGPLLHTPYDSASNTSVEVELVGGIPEGVDWSVAYVAGNNLDITINSSVPLGDLPEDSLVRLGQVFFDNWRDSKHPTGPDDHGDNNYDYINSTFINNTNQVTVLGISVTGNTGSSQGGVISNGKDNQYDGVTLVYSGDRLTVEHLNGMGNVGDATAGTYDSNGTIVFDGATLEVNPSLRITDERVTITGDGVNGKGAVYSDGSVDNNTRLVGAGNNDIIVLDGDASIGVGIAGNQLLVGRVSGTGNLTKLGAGNLSMERSSTFAGNLIVDEGGVIGRPSVVRNNLTVASGAWIGAIGNDMLNTPDGVVQLDGTLDMNRRADDNNITGKIGRLNGFGQITSSNSFAGSGGTLTITGDSGSGDFSGSINGNVSLVKSGNGTQSLGGTMIHTGTTTVSAGTMLVNGPHTGGGIYTVNGGGTLGGIGSIGSAVIVNSGGRLAPGESAGILTADSVTLSSGAFFDIEIGGTTAGSGYDRLLTSSATLGGTLNVSLIGSGGTTFAPSPADTFTVAVSSASMSGDFENVANGQRITTVGGEGTFLVTYDASSSTVVLSDYAVVSVASTIVNRGVAYRGASAIYGEGMVDPNKSALHGPGAAASMANYTNYSQGINRVVVDIDNLPASTLTESDFQFRVGNTEDFGNSLAWTSTSPSAINVAALAGTTKRVTIDWPHQTIMNQWLEVTVKANANTGLTQDDVFYFGNQVGDVDGSTSPSKHVTVNAFDTLDVRFHQSPSSNSVGIDNIYDIDRNGSVNAFDTLDVRFSQMPSGGLMMITLPPAAAPEATAAAPEAAPPAASSVAVQNPNNALDVNGDGQVTALDALIGINFLGQTAASSELWGFSERQSSAFFYDVSGDGRVTALDSLQIINKLGRSSSQQAEMSAIDQQDSLSDRDDELDWVSDRTLQQDSIFDLALSTWNKEK, translated from the coding sequence ATGTCTAAACCTGGTTTCTGGGCATCAGATCGGTGGTCACGTCAAGCAAAGTCGCAACGGCGTCGAACCACATCACAGCAACGCCGGTTGCGGTTGTTCGAGTCGCTGGAACAGCGCATCGTCTTCGCGACTCTGGCTTGGTACCCACTTGATGAAGTCTCTGGCGCGGTGGCGACTGATGTCTCAGGAAACAGCAACCATGGCACCGTCACCGGCGGTGCGTGGGCAGACGGTCAGCTTGGCGGATCGATCGATTTCAATGCAAATGGCAACATCTCGGTTCCTGCGTCGACGTTTGCTACGGTTGATCAACAAGTAACGTTTTCGTTTTGGGCGTACGGCGGTGACACGCAACCGACCAACGACAGCATTCTTTACGGGGTCAATTCAAGCGGAAGTCGAGTCTTGAATGTCCACCTGTCGTTTAGTAACGGCAGGGTCTATTGGGACGCCGGGAACGACTCTGGGTACGATCGAATTAATAGGGCGGTCACGGATCCGCTGATTCACAAAGACTCATGGCATCATTGGGCGTTCACCAAGAATGCGACTTCGGGCACGATGGCTATCTACCTAGATGGTCAGTTGTGGGCGTCCGGTACCGGCAATACCAAGTCCATGGCCGGCGTCACGTCCTTTACGCTCGGCTCGAACACCAATGGCAGTGAAGGATATGACGGCCGACTGGACGATGTGCGTATTTTTGACAACGCATTGACGGCCGCCGAAGTCCTGGCACTGTACACGACCACCACGGCTCCGAACACGGAAGAAGTGTTGGCAACCAATAGCACGCTTGCTGCGAATGCCGACGCCACGACTGTCATCACTTCGGCAAACCTGCAAGCGACCGATGCCGAGCAATCTGCGTCGGAACTGACCTACACGATGACGAGCCTTCCCGTGAATGGGACGATTGTTCACGATGGTACGGTGCTGGCTCAGTACGGCACCTTCACCCAGGCCGACATTGATAACAGTCTTGTGGTCTACGATCATGCCGGCGGATCCATCGCGGACAGCTTTACGTTTGCTGTAAACGATGGTTTGGGCAGTGCCACCACAGGTACGTTCAACGTCCTTGTCGCCAACAACGGCACGGTAAGCAGCCTGGCCGATCTGCGAGCGTTGGGCACGACGGTCGACAACACCACCGTTACCCTCAGCACGACCGGTGGCGATCCACACCCGGTGACCGGCGTTGTGACACCCGGCCACTATTGGATCAATGGGGATCACATTGCTAACCCCACCAGTTCCGAACCGACGTTTCTAGAATTGGGCGGTACGAACAACACGTACATCTTTACTGGCACCACCATCAACCTAGACACTCGCAAGCTGGATGGATTCGGGCGAGCGCTCGCCCATGACAGCGGTATCGAAGTGGTCAAGATCAGCGGCACCGGCAACACCATCAATGATCTGAATCTGATGGGGCATGACCTGGCCATGGACACCGACCCGGGAGCGCAGCGGCACGCTGACTGGGCCGCGGTCTATGTCCAAATGACTGGCACCGACAACACGGTGGACGGTGCCCACGTCCTGACCCGAGGTTCGTCGCCTTATGGTTACGGAGACGTGTTCGGCAAAGGAGCTCGGGTCAATCCACAGGGATGGGATCCGGGGCCAGCACTTGACGAGAATGGTGACCCGGTTGGCGATGGGGTGGGACTGCCCTGGCATGCCCACAACAAGACGTCTGCCTTCCAGGTCATCGATACCGTCGATGCGGTGATCAATGACATGCATTTGGAAGTTAAAACGTACGGGCACGGATTCTTTGTCCAGGGCACGGCGCAAAACACCACGCTGACCAACAGCACCGTTACCGGCGAACTGTTTTCCAGCAACAACGTGATCGCCACCGAACTGTACCAGGCTTATGGTTTCACATCGCACGGCAACGTGCTTCCTCCCGACATGATGATTTCGGGCAATGAAGACGGCGTGCGAATGTACACAGGCCCATCTGGGTTGACGGTCGACAACGTCGTCGTGACCAATATGCGCACCGGATTCTCAGTGGCACTGGGCAGGGGCACGATGAATCTGAACAACGTCGAAGCGTACGGCACGGAAAACGGGTTCAATTTCAAGTCGAACACCACGATCACGAACGCCAAGGGTGATATTACCCACGGCCCGCTGCTGCACACCCCCTACGACAGCGCGAGCAACACGTCGGTCGAGGTGGAACTGGTTGGCGGTATTCCCGAGGGAGTCGACTGGTCGGTCGCCTATGTCGCTGGCAACAACCTAGACATCACGATCAACAGCTCTGTGCCGCTCGGCGATCTGCCCGAGGATTCACTGGTCCGATTGGGCCAGGTGTTCTTCGATAACTGGCGCGACTCCAAACATCCCACCGGCCCGGACGATCACGGTGATAACAACTACGACTACATCAACTCGACATTCATCAACAACACGAACCAAGTCACCGTGCTAGGGATCAGCGTCACGGGCAACACAGGAAGTTCCCAAGGCGGCGTGATCAGCAACGGGAAAGACAATCAATACGACGGGGTGACGTTGGTCTATAGCGGCGATCGTCTTACCGTCGAGCACCTCAACGGCATGGGCAATGTCGGCGATGCGACCGCAGGCACGTACGATTCCAATGGGACGATCGTATTCGACGGTGCGACGTTGGAAGTTAACCCGAGCCTTCGCATCACCGACGAACGTGTCACGATCACCGGTGACGGAGTCAATGGGAAAGGGGCCGTCTACTCCGACGGTTCGGTCGACAACAACACGCGATTGGTAGGCGCGGGCAATAACGACATTATCGTGCTTGACGGCGACGCATCGATCGGTGTGGGGATCGCCGGCAATCAATTGTTGGTCGGCCGGGTTAGCGGGACCGGAAACCTAACCAAGTTAGGCGCCGGGAACTTGTCCATGGAGAGATCCAGCACGTTTGCCGGAAACTTGATTGTCGACGAGGGCGGAGTGATCGGAAGGCCGAGCGTCGTTCGTAATAACCTGACGGTCGCTAGCGGGGCTTGGATCGGCGCAATCGGGAACGACATGCTCAATACACCCGATGGCGTGGTCCAGCTTGATGGCACACTGGATATGAACCGACGTGCCGATGACAACAACATCACTGGAAAGATTGGTCGACTCAATGGTTTTGGCCAGATCACCTCAAGTAACTCGTTTGCCGGTTCCGGCGGAACACTGACGATCACCGGAGACTCTGGTTCCGGCGATTTCTCGGGATCGATCAATGGCAACGTCAGCTTGGTCAAATCAGGCAATGGGACACAATCGCTCGGCGGAACGATGATCCACACGGGCACCACAACGGTCAGCGCGGGAACGATGCTGGTAAACGGACCCCATACCGGCGGCGGCATCTACACCGTCAACGGCGGTGGAACGCTCGGCGGTATCGGATCGATCGGCTCGGCCGTGATCGTGAACTCGGGCGGGCGTCTTGCACCGGGCGAAAGCGCCGGCATCCTAACAGCAGACAGTGTGACGCTGTCCTCCGGTGCATTCTTTGACATAGAGATCGGCGGCACGACGGCGGGGTCTGGGTACGATCGATTGCTTACCAGTTCGGCGACACTGGGCGGAACGTTGAACGTCTCGTTGATCGGGTCGGGCGGGACAACCTTTGCACCTTCCCCGGCGGACACCTTTACCGTTGCCGTGTCCAGCGCGAGCATGTCAGGCGATTTTGAAAACGTCGCCAACGGCCAACGAATCACAACGGTCGGCGGTGAAGGCACTTTCTTAGTGACGTATGATGCGTCTAGCAGTACGGTGGTGCTGTCGGACTATGCCGTGGTGTCAGTTGCGTCCACCATCGTTAACCGCGGCGTGGCCTACCGTGGCGCCAGTGCGATTTATGGCGAAGGCATGGTCGACCCGAACAAGTCGGCGCTGCACGGGCCCGGTGCCGCGGCATCGATGGCCAACTACACCAACTACTCGCAAGGCATCAACCGAGTCGTCGTTGACATCGACAATCTGCCGGCGTCGACGCTGACGGAATCCGATTTCCAGTTTCGTGTCGGCAACACAGAAGACTTTGGCAACAGCCTGGCCTGGACGTCCACATCGCCGTCGGCGATCAACGTCGCGGCGCTAGCCGGGACGACCAAGCGTGTCACCATCGACTGGCCTCACCAAACCATCATGAACCAATGGTTGGAAGTCACCGTCAAGGCAAACGCCAACACCGGGCTTACCCAAGACGATGTGTTCTACTTTGGCAATCAAGTCGGTGACGTCGACGGATCCACTTCGCCATCGAAGCATGTGACCGTTAACGCGTTTGACACGCTGGATGTACGATTCCACCAGAGTCCCAGCAGCAACAGCGTTGGCATCGACAACATTTATGACATCGACCGCAACGGATCGGTCAACGCTTTCGATACCCTGGACGTACGATTCAGTCAGATGCCTTCGGGTGGACTGATGATGATCACACTGCCGCCAGCGGCGGCACCAGAAGCAACAGCGGCAGCACCAGAAGCAGCACCACCGGCAGCCAGCAGCGTTGCGGTACAGAATCCCAACAACGCGTTGGACGTTAACGGTGATGGACAGGTCACGGCGTTGGACGCCTTGATCGGAATCAACTTCCTCGGACAAACCGCTGCGTCGTCCGAACTGTGGGGTTTCTCAGAACGCCAGTCGTCGGCGTTCTTCTATGACGTCAGCGGTGATGGCCGGGTGACCGCCCTGGACAGTCTGCAGATCATCAACAAGCTGGGACGATCATCGAGTCAGCAAGCTGAAATGAGCGCCATTGACCAGCAAGACTCACTATCGGACCGCGACGATGAATTGGATTGGGTTTCCGATCGAACATTGCAACAAGACAGCATCTTTGATTTAGCACTAAGTACTTGGAATAAAGAAAAATGA
- a CDS encoding response regulator transcription factor: MTSHILLVEDDAPLATMVQEFLVEHGFDVTIEGNGEVAIERILRDPYDAIVLDIGLPGVDGFSVCRRVRPAYGGPIIMLTARGEEVDEVIALEIGADDFMTKPVRPRALLARLKVHLRRGETSLMGEASNRIEVGDLEIEPSTRIVWVAGVTVELTTAEYDLLAYLAMRAGTVVDRKGIYLDLLEFPYDGLDRSIDLRVSRLRKKLHDDPNHPTRIKSVRGVGYLMAKPT, from the coding sequence ATGACATCACACATTCTGCTTGTTGAGGATGATGCGCCGTTGGCAACGATGGTTCAAGAATTCTTAGTCGAGCACGGCTTCGATGTCACGATCGAGGGAAACGGCGAGGTTGCGATTGAGCGAATCTTGCGAGATCCTTATGACGCTATCGTGCTGGATATCGGGCTGCCGGGTGTCGACGGGTTCAGCGTCTGTCGTCGCGTACGGCCCGCTTATGGTGGGCCGATCATCATGTTGACTGCCCGCGGTGAAGAGGTTGACGAAGTGATCGCTTTGGAAATCGGTGCCGACGATTTCATGACCAAGCCCGTCCGTCCACGCGCATTGCTCGCACGGTTGAAGGTTCACCTTCGCCGCGGCGAGACGTCATTGATGGGCGAAGCCAGCAATCGGATCGAGGTCGGTGATCTTGAGATCGAGCCGTCGACGCGGATCGTTTGGGTCGCGGGGGTAACCGTCGAACTGACGACGGCCGAGTACGACTTGCTAGCCTATTTGGCAATGCGGGCAGGCACGGTCGTTGATCGTAAGGGGATCTATCTCGACTTGTTGGAGTTCCCTTACGATGGACTGGACCGTTCGATTGACTTGCGAGTTTCGCGTTTGCGCAAGAAGCTCCACGACGATCCGAATCATCCGACGCGAATCAAATCCGTTCGCGGCGTTGGATATTTGATGGCGAAACCGACATGA
- a CDS encoding DUF6786 family protein, translating to MTIAQESLIATKTFQADLDFLTKHTPIVLLESKGAAVAVAPDYQGRVMTSTVDRGNGPSFGWINRKVIEAGLLSPGQRKGKLEEHIYIFGGEERFWLGPEGGQFALFFQPGSKFEFDDWTTPAAIDTEPFELVEQSATSATFRRDCEMTNFSGTKFLMGIQRTVRLLDDDAVATALGGPALPDGVKCVAYQTDNSLTNRGDKSWSPETGLPSIWILGMYNPSPRTTVVIPFKAGEEADLGPTVNDAYFGKVPPDYLTVHDDVLFFKGDGTHRGKIGVTPARSKGIAGSYDADGGVLNIVTYNVQDAPFGYVNSMWEHQEKPYDGDVLNAYNDGSPAPGEPPLGPFYELETSSPAAALKPGETMRHVQTTLHIQGSKEQLDAIAKRTLGVSLDEVKVDP from the coding sequence ATGACCATTGCTCAGGAGAGTCTCATTGCAACGAAAACGTTCCAGGCTGATCTGGATTTTCTGACAAAGCATACGCCGATCGTGTTGCTGGAAAGTAAGGGAGCCGCGGTCGCCGTGGCCCCTGACTACCAGGGTCGCGTGATGACCAGCACCGTTGATCGCGGGAATGGACCGAGCTTTGGTTGGATCAACCGCAAGGTCATCGAAGCAGGGTTGCTTTCGCCTGGGCAACGCAAGGGAAAGCTTGAAGAGCATATCTACATCTTCGGCGGCGAAGAGCGATTTTGGTTGGGGCCCGAAGGAGGCCAATTTGCATTATTCTTCCAACCCGGTTCGAAGTTCGAGTTTGACGACTGGACCACGCCCGCGGCGATCGATACCGAACCCTTCGAATTGGTCGAGCAATCGGCGACGTCGGCTACGTTTCGGCGTGATTGCGAGATGACGAACTTCAGCGGGACGAAGTTCTTGATGGGCATCCAACGAACGGTTCGCTTGCTCGACGACGACGCGGTCGCAACTGCGCTCGGTGGCCCGGCGCTGCCCGACGGCGTCAAATGTGTCGCTTACCAAACCGACAATAGTCTGACCAATCGCGGCGATAAGTCCTGGTCACCCGAAACCGGATTGCCATCGATTTGGATTTTGGGAATGTACAATCCGTCGCCCCGAACAACGGTGGTGATTCCGTTCAAGGCGGGTGAGGAAGCGGACCTGGGGCCAACGGTCAACGATGCTTACTTCGGCAAGGTGCCGCCGGACTATTTGACGGTTCACGACGACGTCCTGTTCTTCAAAGGTGATGGCACCCATCGTGGCAAGATCGGCGTTACTCCAGCGCGTTCCAAAGGCATTGCGGGCAGCTATGACGCCGATGGTGGTGTGCTAAACATTGTGACTTACAACGTCCAGGATGCGCCCTTTGGCTACGTCAATTCGATGTGGGAACATCAAGAGAAGCCCTACGACGGTGACGTACTCAACGCGTACAACGATGGTTCACCCGCACCGGGCGAACCGCCCCTAGGACCATTCTATGAACTGGAAACGTCGTCGCCTGCCGCTGCGCTGAAACCCGGCGAAACAATGCGACATGTGCAAACGACGCTGCACATCCAAGGATCCAAAGAACAGCTCGACGCGATCGCCAAACGGACGCTGGGCGTAAGCCTGGATGAAGTCAAAGTGGACCCGTAG